In one Rutidosis leptorrhynchoides isolate AG116_Rl617_1_P2 chromosome 8, CSIRO_AGI_Rlap_v1, whole genome shotgun sequence genomic region, the following are encoded:
- the LOC139863869 gene encoding uncharacterized protein, with protein sequence MGCMGFGSKWCKWIRTCLSTASISILVNRSPTKEFTIKKGVRQGDPLSPFLFILAVEGLNILAKNDIDKGLFKGIEIGNDKVNVSQLQYADDTIFLGECDSGTKISSVKWDVVLQSYNDGGLNIGSLKGKILALLAKWWWRFKIETNSLWVKVIQSIYGSNGGLGSGGDLCYHPTLGTWSNIIDAGNSIADMEIKFKKSFIKQIGNGMETSFWNELWIGNNKLKDAFPRFFRLEAQKDATVSMRIQGDGMFNCAWARHPLGRGLGDLDALKSQLADVRIGEEKDKLVWILDGGKTFTVKSLACICDNYILAP encoded by the exons ATGGGTTGTATGGGGTTCGGGTCAAAATGGTGTAAATGGATTCGCACATGCTTATCAACGGCCTCCATCTCCATACTTGTAAACAGATCACCGACTAAGGAATTCACTATCAAGAAGGGTGTTAGACAAGGGGATCCCTTATCACCATTCCTTTTTATTCTTGCGGTGGAGGGTCTAAATATCCTTGCTAAAAATGATATTGATAAAGGACTCTTCAAGGGTATAGAAATTGGAAATGATAAAGTTAACGTTTCCCAattgcaatatgcggatgataccatATTTTTGGGGGAAT GTGATTCGGGTACAAAAATCTCATCGGTTAAATGGGATGTTGTTTTACAATCTTATAACGATGGGGGATTAAACATCGGGTCCCTTAAAGGAAAAATTTTGGCTTTACTCgcaaagtggtggtggaggttcaaaatcgAAACTAACTCTCTTTGGGTTAAAGTCATTCAAAGCATTTATGGTTCTAATGGTGGCTTGGGGTCGGGAGGTGACTTATGTTACCATCCAACCTTGGGTACGTGGTCTAACATTATTGATGCAGGAAATTCTATTGCTGACATGGAAATCAAGTTCAAGAAGTCTTTCATTAAACAAATAGGAAATGGGATGGAAACATCATTTTGGAATGAACTTTGGATAGGCAACAACAAACTCAAAGACGCCTTCCCCCGTTTCTTTCGTCTGGAGGCTCAGAAAGATGCTACTGTCAGCATGCGAATTCAAGGGGACGGGATGTTTAATTGTGCCTGGGCCCGGCATCCATTGGGTCGTGGGCTAGGTGATCTTGATGCTTTAAAATCTCAGCTTGCGGATGTTCGGATCGGTGAGGAAAAGGACAAATTGGTTTGGATCTTAGATGGCGGAAAGACATTCACGGTTAAGAGTTTAGCGTGTATATGTGATAATTATATTCTTGCTCCGTAA